A window from Thalassophryne amazonica chromosome 15, fThaAma1.1, whole genome shotgun sequence encodes these proteins:
- the evpla gene encoding envoplakin a, with amino-acid sequence MLKKTNKPSAKTSKASTNDLALLIAQMQSNADKVEKNILHSEALLAEDAENDKKDLPCQHQQELCDELGKAEALLQDLFLDLDKVKKQKHPQAQEIEHDVTRLHDRWLKDCQVYRDIFEQIDDVSRMPRIEWGPVFDEKKKKVNVEEYGPTLEDLEKQIAAHNILHKEIEAYQSQLNVSSAGSKEKYIALKKEYNNLLDTSKWRKHYLSGLYEYMQSSKKEMAFLEEEQKKIKQQDWSDRMVNPSDVRRQYETFKNNSLLSHESEVNKLQDEGDRLLELKHPASATIQNQRDDVRNEWQQFLNLCICQETHLDNVEEYKKYQMDVDQLSASLSSLNNNMDPKAITKKSNAEIMFQLEAEEKAVQNSEQMLSDLRRRSTSISPLKQRRINPTRPITVESLCDWDTGKASLSRGDKFTLKSIPDENWIVTSTDGVPKSFPGVCFLIPPPDSDTINKVDLLGKELADIKKRRASLATSLKNHKTDTARTQQSAPVSSSPMDPKALALANQLSNIDADLAKTEENMLNRLRTPLSKTDPTGDLASRLREQEEAARALKDLERQKAAAQADLQPLLSSGTSSSLPLQLSAANNKHDSIAALADLYGKKAKASLALESQIKKVDGIVSGFEDRLCEDGPIPDVPNAIPSCIDEIQRQRKSVANAQNDMRKLSQDLETTEQLCSSLQQGYQEFCPDLPHQKSKVTELQTRYTNVSEQLKERESILQESAFKNQEFQSTSRSLNSYLSNLPTNTVNASDDFSHVNAKQSSQERVIDDLKRKKADVDRVSDLSRDLQNLLNGYEANVDKFNSTREDAGTSVATKPRYGTLANAIEKEEKALVNLYAKTSAENSQLQKQTALAKNIIVKNEEQVQMVSQQQVQLESQQRNALESSNLLKELEDQRSRTSHVKTNLSHFRDRLTSLKTRKGVQRIEEKEVLQYYRDPKLEADLEAFRRTLQDESLRRSSVQTEIETFNKKIIMVEDTVTNTPPKLLTREVTEIERDPQLDIDAARTRDEISRIRNEIRVRDGESMNMKTEVTILQSKPNPIRERVVVKEVTKVERNPDMVKAVQGFQLDISDESNKCKSLNDEIFQRRSQINTLERLIPQISPKVVIKEVKKVEQDPELITESKKLQLSLEEEKTENNLLAKEIKELYNRYNDVQQWKPKIETKEIVNEIYRVDPNTELQIQQLRKDIQDSIKKRNNLESEISRVTSEVNILHAEKPKIEIREVFQEVVKEERSPENEREIQRLNDQVNYVSNRLTSLQDQVRKLTRERDDWKAEKSKVETRIVTKEVIKYEADPLVEKEAERLRRNFRDEGQVRRKTEEMVFDLQNKYLVLERQRPQEKVVVQEVVRLQKDPQQIREHDRLARSLDDEVMSRRQVELEVQQLRTKIENLLRILKESDERQKRIQVESELNELIIHIRRLENAPPPVEECITVEEVLKVERDPKLEKKTNGLRLDMDKETSNILRVQRDIRTLKAKLEILQKEKSGEKTVYKEIVRVEKDQAVEAQRDRMREQVSQQRYMCQDLEDECKRLSSKINFLQTNARSSREENTLIYNRDTLQRERDELTRELRVLETERHGITLSFQQQSKLMSEREQVNRQKSRMIESDMQRLERQILDEKDKIHLRDTTIRELLTSLQKEEHAETRTKETNVSTKITILDPETGKDMSPYDAYMQGLIDRQQYVHLQELECDWEEITSMGPDGETSVLQDRKSGKQYSIKNALREGRLTQYDLQRYKDGKIPISEFALMVAGDKNKQTQFNSVLHKSTSLKSPSSSISYAGEIYPIAGIIDTNTDTCYTVRNAATCKLIDHTTAMKLLEAQAATGGIIDIKTKEKHTVHKASIKDLIDDSQLQRLLNAQKAFTGVEDPVTKERLSCGEAIQKGWLMKENAIQHMQAQHLTGGLVNPDTSRRVSIADALGSKMIDSAMFRELQAETTYRKDITDPVTKEKINYKQALDRCKKDPRTGLPMLPASPYARF; translated from the exons GGCCTCGACCAACGACCTGGCCTTGCTGATAGCCCAGATGCAATCCAATGCTGATAAGGTGGAGAAAAACATCCTCCACTCAGAGGCCTTATTGGCTGAG GATGCAGAAAATGACAAGAAAGACCTGCCTTGCCAGCATCAGCAGGAGTTATGCGACGAGCTGGGCAAGGCTGAGGCCCTGCTGCAAGACCTCTTCCTGGACCTCGACAAAGTCAAGAAGCAAAAGCACCCCCAAGCCCAGGAGATAGAGCATGA TGTCACACGTCTTCATGACCGTTGGCTGAAGGACTGTCAGGTCTATCGAGATATCTTTGAACAGATTGATGACGTGTCTCGGATGCCCAGAATCGAATGGGGTCCGGTTTTTGACGAGAAGAAA AAAAAGGTGAATGTGGAGGAGTACGGCCCCACCTTGGAAGATCTAGAGAAGCAGATTGCTGCCCACAACATTCTCCATAAAGAGATCGAGGCGTACCAGTCTCAGCTGAATGTCAGCTCTGCTGGCAGCAAG gaaaagtACATAGCCCTGAAGAAGGAATATAACAACCTGCTG GACACCTCCAAGTGGCGTAAACACTACCTATCTGGCCTGTATGAATACATGCAGTCTTCCAAGAAGGAAATGGCGTTTCTGGAAGAAGAGCAGAAAAAGATCAAGCAGCAGGACTGGAGTGACCGCATGGTCAACCCATCTGACGTCCGCAGGCAGTATGAG ACCTTCAAGAACAACAGTCTGCTGTCCCATGAGAGCGAGGTGAACAAACTGCAGGATGAAGGTGACCGACTCCTTGAACTGAAGCATCCTGCCAGTGCCACCATACAG AATCAGAGGGATGATGTGCGAAACGAGTGGCAACAATTTCTTAATCTCTGCATTTGTCAAGAAACACATCTGGACAATGTAGAGGAATACAAAAAG TATCAAATGGATGTTGATCAACTGTCGGCATCTCTGTCCTCCCTCAACAACAACATGGACCCCAAGGCCATCACCAAGAAAAGCAATGCAGAGATAATGTTCCAGCTTGAG GCGGAAGAAAAAGCTGTACAGAACAGTGAGCAGATGCTGTCAGATCTGAGGAGGCGCAGCACGAGCATCTCTCCTCTGAAGCAACGGCGCATCAATCCTACAAGACCCATCACCGTAGAGTCCCTCTGTGACTGGGACACAGGCAAG GCTTCTTTGTCAAGAGGAGATAAATTCACCCTTAAATCTATCCCGGATGAGAATTGGATTGTTACTTCCACCGATGGGGTGCCTAAATCCTTCCCAGGGGTTTGTTTCCTCATCCCACCTCCTGATTCGGACACCATTAACAAAGTGGACCT CTTGGGCAAAGAGCTGGCGGACATTAAGAAAAGAAGAGCTTCTCTGGCAACATCCCTGAAGAATCACAAAACAGACACCGCCAGGACCCAACAATCAG CCCCAGTGTCGTCTTCTCCTATGGACCCAAAAGCATTGGCCCTGGCTAACCAGCTGTCCAACATTGATGCCGACTTGGCCAAGACTGAAGAGAACATGCTGAACCGATTGCGAACTCCGCTGAGCAAAACTGACCCGACTGGTGATCTGGCCAGTCGACTGAGGGAGCAGGAG GAAGCAGCCAGGGCACTGAAGGACCTGGAGCGGCAGAAGGCTGCAGCTCAGGCTGACCTGCAGCCCCTGCTGTCCAGCGGTACGTCTTCGTCGCTGCCACTCCAACTCAGCGCTGCAAACAACAAGCACGACAGCATCGCCGCACTTGCTGATCTCTACGGCAAGAA agCAAAGGCATCTCTCGCCCTAGAGAGTCAAATTAAGAAGGTAGATGGCATTGTATCTGGCTTTGAGGACAGGCTGTGTGAAGATGGGCCAATCCCTGATGTTCCAAATGCCATTCCAAGCTGCATTGATGAGATTCAG CGTCAGCGCAAGTCTGTGGCGAATGCTCAGAATGACATGAGGAAGCTAAGTCAGGACCTGGAGACCACAGAGCAGCTGTGCAGCTCCCTACAGCAGGGCTACCAGGAGTTCTGCCCCGACCTTCCCCACCAGAAATCCAAGGTCACGGAGCTACAGACGCGCTACACAAACGTTTCTGAACAGCTGAAGGAGAG AGAAAGCATCTTACAAGAATCTGCATTCAAGAACCAGGAATTCCAGAGCACCTCAAGATCCTTGAATTCCTACCTGTCCAATCTGCCGACAAACACCGTAAATGCCAGTGATGATTTCTCTCATGTCAATGCCAAGCAGAGCTCTCAAGAG AGGGTGATAGATGACTTGAAGAGGAAGAAAGCTGATGTGGACAGAGTGTCAGACCTCTCACGCGACCTACAGAATTTACTCAAT GGATATGAGGCAAATGTGGACAAATTCAATAGCACACGAGAGGATGCTGGAACCAGCGTTGCTACAAAGCCTCGTTATGGCACACTTGCCAATGCTATTGAAAAAGAG GAAAAGGCTCTAGTAAATCTTTACGCCAAAACATCAGCTGAAAATAGCCAGCTCCAAAAGCAGACGGCCTTGGCTAAGAATATAATTGTAAAA AATGAAGAACAAGTTCAAATGGTGTCCCAGCAACAAGTGCAACTGGAAAGCCAGCAAAGGAATGCACTTGAGTCGAGCAATCTGTTAAAAGAATTGGAGGATCAAAGAAGCAGAACATCACATGTCAAAACAAACCTGAGCCATTTCAGAGACAGGTTGACATCACTGAAAACCCGCAAAGGGGTACAGCGCATTGAAGAGAAAGAAGTACTGCAGTACTACCGTGACCCAAAACTGGAAGCTGATTTGGAGGCTTTTAGGAGAACACTGCAAGATGAATCTCTGAGGCGTAGCAGTGTCCAGACTGAAATTGAGACATTTAACAAGAAAATCATCATGGTGGAGGACACTGTAACAAACACCCCACCTAAACTACTGACCAGGGAGGTGACTGAGATCGAGAGAGATCCTCAGCTAGATATAGACGCTGCTAGGACCAGAGATGAAATTTCAAGGATTAGAAATGAAATACGAGTGAGAGATGGAGAAAGCATGAACATGAAGACAGAGGTCACAATTCTTCAGAGTAAGCCCAATCCCATCAGAGAGAGGGTAGTTGTGAAGGAAGTGACGAAAGTGGAAAGAAACCCAGACATGGTGAAGGCAGtgcaaggttttcagcttgacatTTCTGATGAAAGCAATAAGTGCAAGAGCCTCAATGATGAAATCTTCCAGAGAAGGAGTCAGATTAATACACTTGAAAGATTGATTCCTCAAATTTCACCAAAGGTTGTCATTAAGGAAGTGAAAAAAGTTGAACAAGATCCCGAACTCATTACTGAATCTAAGAAACTCCAATTAAGCTTGGAAGAggagaaaactgaaaacaacttGTTGGCAAAGGAAATCAAAGAACTCTACAACCGCTACAATGACGTTCAACAATGGAAACCAAAGATAGAGACAAAGGAAATAGTTAATGAGATTTACAGGGTTGATCCAAACACAGAACTACAGATACAGCAGTTAAGGAAAGACATACAAGATTCTATCAAAAAGCGCAATAATCTGGAAAGTGAGATCAGCCGCGTCACATCTGAAGTGAATATTCTTCATGCTGAAAAGCCCAAAATAGAGATAAGAGAAGTATTTCAAGAGGTGGTTAAGGAGGAAAGAAGCCCTGAAAATGAAAGAGAGATCCAAAGGCTAAATGATCAGGTTAATTATGTAAGCAACCGATTGACTTCTCTGCAGGACCAGGTGAGAAAACTCACGAGAGAGCGAGATGACTGGAAGGCTGAAAAATCCAAGGTAGAGACCAGAATTGTCACAAAAGAGGTCATCAAATATGAAGCTGATCCACTGGTGGAGAAAGAAGCTGAACGCTTGAGAAGAAATTTCCGGGATGAGGGGCAGGTACGGCGCAAAACTGAAGAGATGGTGTTTGACTTGCAAAATAAATACCTTGTGTTGGAGAGACAGAGACCTCAGGAAAAAGTGGTTGTGCAGGAAGTTGTGCGTTTACAGAAGGATCCGCAGCAGATTCGTGAGCACGACAGGCTTGCCCGAAGCCTCGATGATGAAGTAATGAGTCGACGTCAGGTGGAGCTCGAGGTGCAGCAGCTAAGGACAAAGATCGAAAATCTACTTAGGATCCTCAAAGAGTCTGATGAGCGCCAAAAGAGGATTCAAGTGGAGTCTGAACTCAATGAGCTCATAATTCATATCAGGCGCCTGGAGAATGCCCCACCTCCTGTTGAGGAATGTATTACAGTTGAGGAAGTTCTGAAGGTTGAGCGTGATCCAAAACTGGAGAAGAAAACAAATGGCCTTCGATTAGACATGGACAAGGAAACCAGTAATATTCTGCGTGTACAGAGAGATATCCgcaccctcaaagcaaaacttgagATCTTACAGAAAGAGAAGTCTGGTGAGAAGACCGTGTACAAAGAAATTGTTCGTGTTGAGAAAGATCAGGCCGTTGAAGCTCAAAGGGATCGCATGAGAGAACAAGTATCTCAGCAAAGGTACATGTGTCAGGACCTGGAGGATGAATGCAAACGTCTCTCTAGTAAAATCAATTTTCTACAGACCAATGCCAGGTCTTCAAGAGAGGAGAATACCTTGATCTACAACAGAGATACCTTACAAAGGGAAAGAGATGAACTCACTCGTGAACTCAGGGTTCTCGAGACTGAGAGACATGGCATTACCCTCTCATTCCAGCAGCAGAGTAAGCTTATGAGTGAGAGAGAACAAGTTAACAGGCAGAAGAGCCGAATGATAGAGTCTGACATGCAGCGTCTAGAGCGACAGATTCTTGATGAAAAGGACAAGATCCATTTGCGAGACACCACCATCCGAGAGCTCCTGACGAGCCTGCAGAAAGAGGAGCATGCAGAGACGAGGACCAAAGAAACGAATGTCTCTACTAAAATCACCATTCTGGATCCAGAAACGGGCAAGGATATGTCTCCTTATGATGCATACATGCAAGGCTTAATCGATCGACAACAGTATGTTCATCTGCAAGAGCTGGAGTGTGACTGGGAGGAGATTACTTCAATGGGACCTGATGGTGAAACGTCTGTTCTCCAGGATCGCAAAAGTGGCAAGCAGTACTCCATTAAAAATGCCCTGAGAGAAGGACGGCTCACACAGTATGATCTACAGCGGTACAAAGATGGCAAGATCCCAATCTCAGAGTTTGCCCTGATGGTTGCGGGGGACAAGAACAAGCAGACGCAGTTTAACTCAGTTCTCCACAAGTCAACATCCCTGAAATCACCCTCTTCAAGCATCTCCTATGCAGGAGAAATTTACCCAATTGCCGGTATAATAGATACTAACACTGACACCTGCTATACAGTCCGCAATGCCGCTACGTGCAAACTGATTGACCACACCACCGCCATGAAACTTCTGGAAGCTCAGGCAGCGACAGGCGGCATCATTGACATCAAGACAAAAGAGAAACACACAGTTCATAAAGCATCAATTAAAGACCTAATTGATGACAGTCAACTTCAAAGGCTTCTTAATGCTCAGAAAGCTTTCACCGGTGTGGAAGACCCCGTGACCAAGGAACGCTTGTCTTGTGGGGAGGCTATTCAGAAAGGCTGGTTGATGAAGGAAAATGCCATTCAACACATGCAGGCACAGCACCTGACTGGAGGATTGGTCAATCCCGACACAAGCCGCAGAGTAAGCATCGCTGATGCACTTGGATCTAAAATGATCGACAGCGCAATGTTCAGGGAACTGCAGGCTGAGACAACCTATAGAAAGGATATTACAGACCCGGTCACAAAGGAGAAGATCAACTACAAACAAGCGTTGGACCGCTGTAAGAAAGACCCCAGGACAGGATTACCAATGTTACCTGCCTCACCGTATGCAAGATTCTAG